The window CTAAGAAGGCTAAGCTTAAAAACTATAACCTGGTAAGCTATCCCGAGCAAAAAAGCTTTTTTAAACAGCTTGACAGTGATGTAACCGGCCAGATGAAAACCAAAATGCTAAAATCGGAGTTGGGCGATAATTACCGCGTGTACGAACAAATGAAAGGCCTTACCCAAATAATGCGCACCCCACAGGCCAGGCTGCCCTATGAAATTGTGATCAAGTAAGTTTTATGTTATATTTTGAAAGAAGAGCTGCCCGAAAAGGTAGCTTTTTTTTATTTTTATAGGATGTTAACCTTTTTTAACAAAAAAACTATCAATAGCAGTCACGTAAAGCACGTTTCCTTATATATTTCTGAACAGGAGGAAAAAATTATTATTGCGCCACTGTATAAAAACAACGCAGGAATTTATTACGAACAGGAAAAATGTTCCGTATTAAAATTCCCGGCGGAGGCAACAATTTTAGGCGATGAAGTGATAAAAAGCTTCCATCTTTTTAAGTTACAAGACAAAAACCTTCGCGACCAAAAACTTAAAGATTGGCCTGCTTTTATCCACAGCAAGCTAAAAACAGTTAAAGCCTTTGAATCGCTCTATTTTAAAATAAGGATCGATGGCGTAAATGCTGGTAATATTTTCATAAATATTGAGGGTAATACAACTACTGATAACGATATGATCATTAAGTCTTCTCTACCGGCAACTACAGATACCAAAGCAATTGGTGAACGGATTATGAAAGTTTATAAGGCGTGTATCACTGGGATAATATAAATGAGCCAATCACACAAAACCACCGCATGAAAGATAAACATGTTCATACGGTGGTTTAAAAGCCGATAAAAAGGGATGATTTAATCCTGAATATGCAACGCAGCTTTCAATTCGTTATAGTTTTTCAATTTAACAGCAGCTATGTGTACTCCGCCAGGTATAATCACGTACCTGTAACTATGAGCATTTGAAATGCTGCCATACACATTATTATTGTTTTTCATACTGATTTGTACATTACCAAGTGTATACAGTCCCGACCAAATATCAATTTCGGGAGTTGTGCCGCTTAAGTAGTTAATTACAACAGGCAACGGCGACACCTGGTCTGTTGGCCAGATCACGGGGTTGTAGCCATTCAATTTGGCATAAACCACCACAACGCCTTTATCTAATATATCCTGGGTTATTTTGGGTTCAACAACGTTGTATGTAAAGGTACTTGAACCAAAAATAGTTGTTTTTACATACGACGATGGCGTAAACCAATCAGAGTAAATAACATTTGCAGTACCAGGATCGCCTTTTGGGCCTTTCAGGTTGATAGGCGCAGGCCATGTACCACCAATTTTAGGGCCATAAAATAAGTAAGTAGCAGTGTTCAAATAATAGTCGCCATCTGCACCTACGGCTGCACCGGGTGCAACGTTACCGCTTTTAATGGTCGAACCGTCGGCGCCTGCCGCTCCTGCTGCACCGGTTGCCCCTGTTGCTCCCTTTAAACTAAAAGGCGAACCCCAGCCGGCGGCTGTTTTTGGGCCATAAAAGCCACTGGTTGCAATGTTGATGTAAAAATCGCCATTAATACCAAGCGTCGCCGAAGGGGCGGTTGTGCCCGAGTAAATTTTAGTTCCATCGGCACCTGTTGCGCCAACTGCCCCGGCAGCACCGGTTGCGCCTTGTGTACCTGCAGGCCCGGCCGGGCCTACTGCTCCGTCTTTACCGCAAGAAGTTATTGCCAATACAACAACCGCCAGTAACTGTAATAAATAGACTTTTTTCATTTGGATAGATTTTAGAGATTTTAAATAAATAAACTTAAGCTGATTGAAACAAAATTTCTTTATTGTTTAATCAAGGGCTAAAGTCGGCAGGCGCCGAAAAAAATCTATCAGGAGATTCACGTAAACGCGAGCGTGTTATTACCCGTTTTACATCGCGTATAAATGCTGGCCTTTTTAGGTAGAATTACCAAAAGACATCTTGGGGCAACGAAAAACACTATTGACAATAGTGCTATATTATATATCGTGATATAGTATTCTTAAATGTAGAGTTGTGATTTAAACCTCCTGGCCAGCAAACCTGTAGCTGAATCAGGGTCGATATCGGCTATAATCACACCTGTTTTACCATAAGTTTCGTGGGCAATACAGGTACCATCTGGCGCTATGACACAACTGGCCGAATCGGGATATCTAAACGCATAGTTTGAACTGGCAAAATAGATGGTGTTTTCCATTGCCCTTAACATAATGGCCTTTTCATAATAAGGATTGTCCTTGCTGCCCCATTCGGTAAGCTCAACTCCCTGGATATTACTGCCTGTACAATGCGGGTGAAATACTATTTTGGCATCATTCCGGGCTGCCCACCGTACAGATTCGGGGTAGCGGAAACCTTCATGGCATATGGTGATACCAAATTTAACACCATTTACTTCAAAAATATGGCGCTCAGTTCCGGGAATCCAAATGCTATCTTCCGAGGGATCTAACTGATTTTTGGTTTGATAGCCTAAAACTTCGCCTGTTTTTGATATTACATGGGCTACGTTTAATACGCCGCCAACAGTATACCAATCCATGGGCATTATAATAGCAATGGAATTTGCTGCCGCCATGGCACATACTTCATCTAAGGCTAACCGCATTTTTTCGGGCGAACTTGCTTCTACCCCAAATTCCTCAGCGGGGTAACCGGGAATATAGGATTCCGGAAAGCAGATGATCTCTGCCTGTTGATTTGCAGCTTCCTGTATTAAAAATTCGACCTGTTGCAAACCTTCTTTAACAGATGCCGGCATTGGTGGCGAAGCTATGGCGATTTTCATTTTTCTAAATTATACCTAAAATTAGCAAATCTATTAAGCTGTCCCGTATAATGTGTGCCTATCCCCTTTTTAGATAAGCATTCGGTACATTTTTGGGCAAGTAATCAATTCCGTAAGCATGTTTCAATAACAAACTCACTATTTCCATTACCGTTACCTCTTTACGGTGAACCTGGGGTAACGAGCCCATCATGGCGTAGCTTACCGGGTTAACAGCCGGCATCAGCGTTTCCCATTCGTACCCTTTGCCCCAAATAAGCCCTTTAACAGTGAGCGATAAATCGGCACCATTTTGCAGCAGTAAGTGGAGCATATCAATTGAGCTATTGCCATTTTGATTTACCGTATGGAATATTGGTGTATGGCCGCCAAAACCATATTCGTCAAGAGCAGCTTTGGCATTAACATCGGCACCGTA is drawn from Mucilaginibacter ginsenosidivorax and contains these coding sequences:
- a CDS encoding carbon-nitrogen hydrolase family protein, giving the protein MKIAIASPPMPASVKEGLQQVEFLIQEAANQQAEIICFPESYIPGYPAEEFGVEASSPEKMRLALDEVCAMAAANSIAIIMPMDWYTVGGVLNVAHVISKTGEVLGYQTKNQLDPSEDSIWIPGTERHIFEVNGVKFGITICHEGFRYPESVRWAARNDAKIVFHPHCTGSNIQGVELTEWGSKDNPYYEKAIMLRAMENTIYFASSNYAFRYPDSASCVIAPDGTCIAHETYGKTGVIIADIDPDSATGLLARRFKSQLYI